One window from the genome of Elaeis guineensis isolate ETL-2024a chromosome 5, EG11, whole genome shotgun sequence encodes:
- the LOC105045176 gene encoding glyoxysomal fatty acid beta-oxidation multifunctional protein MFP-a-like isoform X1, which yields MACHGRISTSTAQLGLPELRLGIIPGMGGTQRLPRLVGLSKALELMLMSKSINGGEAYALGLVDAIVSPDELVKTARSWALDIVESRRPWIRSLYRTDKLEPLGMAREILNFARDQAQKQAAKLQHPLICIDVIEEGIVSGPLAGLWKELDSSRMLQSSETSKSLVHIFFAQRATSKVPRITDIGLKPRGIHKVAIIGGGLMGSGIATALILSNFLVILKEVNENFLQSGIGRVKANLQGHVKKGKMTQEECGKAISLLIGVHDYEHFKDVDMVIEAVIENVSLKQQIFADLEKYCSPHCILASNTSTIDLNSIGEKTMSQDRIVGAHFFSPAHVMPLLEIVRTQKTSSQVIVDLLGVARKIHKTPIVVGNCTGFAVNRMFFPYSQAAALLVDHGLDVYQIDHAITKFGMPMGPFRLADLVGFEVAVATCTQYLQSFPERCYRSMLIPIMLEDKRTGESSRKGFYVYDGKRKASPDPDIKKYIEKSRSISGVTQSPKVIELADKDIIEIVFFPVVNEACRVLDEGIASKASDLDIASIMGMGFPSYRGGTMFWADSLGANYVYSRLEEWSKMYGDFFKPCAYLKERATRGISLSAQANQAKPRL from the exons ATG GCATGTCATGGTCGAATTTCTACTTCTACCGCTCAACTGGGTTTGCCAGAACTTCGACTTGGAATTATTCCTGGCATGGGAG GAACACAACGTCTTCCACGCCTTGTCGGTCTTTCCAAAGCTCTTGAATTGATGCTG atgtccaaaTCAATAAATGGAGGGGAAGCTTATGCATTGGGCCTTGTGGATGCCATTGTTTCACCCGATGAACTGGTCAAGACTGCTCGTTCTTGGGCTTTGGACATTGTTGAATCAAGAAGGCCATGGATTAGAAGTCTTTACAGAACCGACAAATTAGAACCTCTTGGGATGGCTAGAGAAATTCTCAATTTTGCAAGAGATCAGGCTCAAAAGCAAGCTGCTAAACTCCAACATCCTCTGATTTGTATTGATGTTATTGAAGAGGGTATAGTTTCAGGACCCCTAGCTGGACTTTGGAAG GAACTGGACTCTTCTCGGATGCTTCAATCTTCTGAGACAAGCAAGAGCTTGGTGCACATCTTCTTCGCACAACGTGCAACCTCAAAG gttcctcGCATTACGGACATAGGCTTGAAGCCCAGAGGAATACATAAAGTTGCCATCATTGGAGGAGGTTTAATGGGTTCTGGAATTGCAACTGCACTGATACTGAGCAATTTTTTGGTAATCCTAAAAGAAGTAAATGAGAACTTCTTACAGTCAGGGATTGGCCGAGTTAAAG CCAATTTGCAGGGTCATGTCAAGAAAGGAAAAATGACTCAAGAGGAATGTGGGAAGGCCATCTCTCTCCTCATAGGTGTTCATGACTACGAGCATTTCAAAGATGTGGACATGGTCATTGAG GCAGTAATCGAGAATGTGTCTTTAAAGCAGCAAATATTTGCTGATCTTGAAAAATACTGCTCTCCTCACTGCATCCTTGCTAGTAATACTTCAACAATTGACTTAAATTCAATCGGAGAGAAGACTATGTCGCAAGATCGTATTGTGGGTGCACATTTTTTCAG TCCCGCCCATGTCATGCCACTTTTGGAAATAGTTCGTACTCAAAAGACCTCTTCACAAGTTATTGTGGACTTGCTAGGTGTTGCAAGGAAGATTCATAAAACCCCTATTGTTGTTGGGAACTGTACTGGTTTTGCTGTGAATCGGATGTTTTTTCCTTACTCACAGGCAGCCGCTTTACTTGTTGATCATGGCCTAGATGTGTATCAGATTGATCATGCAATTACCAAATTTGGAATGCCAATGGGGCCTTTCAG ACTGGCTGATCTGGTTGGTTTCGAGGTTGCTGTGGCTACTTGTACCCAATACCTCCAAAGTTTCCCTGAGAGATGCTACAGGTCAATGTTAATACCCATTATGCTTGAGGATAAAAGGAcag GTGAATCTTCCCGCAAGGGGTTCTATGTATATGATGGAAAACGGAAGGCTAGTCCAGATCCTGATATAAAGAAGTACATTGAGAAATCAAGGAGCATATCTGGTGTTACCCAAAGCCCCAAG GTGATAGAGTTAGCAGATAAAGATATAATAGAGATAGTATTCTTCCCTGTTGTAAATGAGGCTTGTCGTGTCCTTGATGAAGGAATTGCTTCCAAGGCATCAGATCTTGATATCGCCTCCATCATGGGCATGGGTTTTCCCTCATACAG GGGTGGCACCATGTTTTGGGCTGACTCTTTAGGGGCAAATTATGTATATTCTAGACTCGAGGAATGGTCAAAGATGTATGGTGATTTTTTCAAGCCTTGTGCATATCTGAAAGAAAGAGCCACAAGAGGCATATCTCTG AGCGCCCAGGCTAATCAAGCCAAACCCCGATTATAG
- the LOC105045176 gene encoding glyoxysomal fatty acid beta-oxidation multifunctional protein MFP-a-like isoform X2 — protein MACHGRISTSTAQLGLPELRLGIIPGMGGTQRLPRLVGLSKALELMLMSKSINGGEAYALGLVDAIVSPDELVKTARSWALDIVESRRPWIRSLYRTDKLEPLGMAREILNFARDQAQKQAAKLQHPLICIDVIEEGIVSGPLAGLWKELDSSRMLQSSETSKSLVHIFFAQRATSKVPRITDIGLKPRGIHKVAIIGGGLMGSGIATALILSNFLVILKEVNENFLQSGIGRVKANLQGHVKKGKMTQEECGKAISLLIGVHDYEHFKDVDMVIEAVIENVSLKQQIFADLEKYCSPHCILASNTSTIDLNSIGEKTMSQDRIVGAHFFSPAHVMPLLEIVRTQKTSSQVIVDLLGVARKIHKTPIVVGNCTGFAVNRMFFPYSQAAALLVDHGLDVYQIDHAITKFGMPMGPFRLADLVGFEVAVATCTQYLQSFPERCYRSMLIPIMLEDKRTGESSRKGFYVYDGKRKASPDPDIKKYIEKSRSISGVTQSPKCR, from the exons ATG GCATGTCATGGTCGAATTTCTACTTCTACCGCTCAACTGGGTTTGCCAGAACTTCGACTTGGAATTATTCCTGGCATGGGAG GAACACAACGTCTTCCACGCCTTGTCGGTCTTTCCAAAGCTCTTGAATTGATGCTG atgtccaaaTCAATAAATGGAGGGGAAGCTTATGCATTGGGCCTTGTGGATGCCATTGTTTCACCCGATGAACTGGTCAAGACTGCTCGTTCTTGGGCTTTGGACATTGTTGAATCAAGAAGGCCATGGATTAGAAGTCTTTACAGAACCGACAAATTAGAACCTCTTGGGATGGCTAGAGAAATTCTCAATTTTGCAAGAGATCAGGCTCAAAAGCAAGCTGCTAAACTCCAACATCCTCTGATTTGTATTGATGTTATTGAAGAGGGTATAGTTTCAGGACCCCTAGCTGGACTTTGGAAG GAACTGGACTCTTCTCGGATGCTTCAATCTTCTGAGACAAGCAAGAGCTTGGTGCACATCTTCTTCGCACAACGTGCAACCTCAAAG gttcctcGCATTACGGACATAGGCTTGAAGCCCAGAGGAATACATAAAGTTGCCATCATTGGAGGAGGTTTAATGGGTTCTGGAATTGCAACTGCACTGATACTGAGCAATTTTTTGGTAATCCTAAAAGAAGTAAATGAGAACTTCTTACAGTCAGGGATTGGCCGAGTTAAAG CCAATTTGCAGGGTCATGTCAAGAAAGGAAAAATGACTCAAGAGGAATGTGGGAAGGCCATCTCTCTCCTCATAGGTGTTCATGACTACGAGCATTTCAAAGATGTGGACATGGTCATTGAG GCAGTAATCGAGAATGTGTCTTTAAAGCAGCAAATATTTGCTGATCTTGAAAAATACTGCTCTCCTCACTGCATCCTTGCTAGTAATACTTCAACAATTGACTTAAATTCAATCGGAGAGAAGACTATGTCGCAAGATCGTATTGTGGGTGCACATTTTTTCAG TCCCGCCCATGTCATGCCACTTTTGGAAATAGTTCGTACTCAAAAGACCTCTTCACAAGTTATTGTGGACTTGCTAGGTGTTGCAAGGAAGATTCATAAAACCCCTATTGTTGTTGGGAACTGTACTGGTTTTGCTGTGAATCGGATGTTTTTTCCTTACTCACAGGCAGCCGCTTTACTTGTTGATCATGGCCTAGATGTGTATCAGATTGATCATGCAATTACCAAATTTGGAATGCCAATGGGGCCTTTCAG ACTGGCTGATCTGGTTGGTTTCGAGGTTGCTGTGGCTACTTGTACCCAATACCTCCAAAGTTTCCCTGAGAGATGCTACAGGTCAATGTTAATACCCATTATGCTTGAGGATAAAAGGAcag GTGAATCTTCCCGCAAGGGGTTCTATGTATATGATGGAAAACGGAAGGCTAGTCCAGATCCTGATATAAAGAAGTACATTGAGAAATCAAGGAGCATATCTGGTGTTACCCAAAGCCCCAAG TGCAGGTGA